A portion of the Bubalus kerabau isolate K-KA32 ecotype Philippines breed swamp buffalo chromosome 1, PCC_UOA_SB_1v2, whole genome shotgun sequence genome contains these proteins:
- the POLR2F gene encoding DNA-directed RNA polymerases I, II, and III subunit RPABC2 isoform X1 produces MSDNEDNFDGDDFDDVEEDEGLDDLENAEEEGQENVEILPSGERPQANQKRITTPYMTKYERARVLGTRALQIAMCAPVMVELEGETDPLLIAMKELKARVTTLMYLDLSPVTGPGRSPSSFAATCLTGATKTGASTSSSSPTEPESTSGLGLRPWLVS; encoded by the exons ATGTCAGACAACGAGGACAA TTTTGATGGAGACGACTTTGATGACGTGGAGGAGGATGAAGGGCTCGATGACTTGGAGAATGCCGAGGAG GAGGGCCAGGAGAACGTTGAGATTCTCCCTTCTGGAGAGCGACCGCAGGCCAACCAGAAACGAATCACCACACCATATATGACCAAGTATGAGCGAGCCCGCGTGCTGGGCACCCGAGCCCTTCAGATTGC GATGTGCGCCCCTGTGATGGTGGAGCTGGAGGGGGAGACAGATCCCTTACTGATCGCCATGAAGGAGCTCAA AGCCAGGGTCACCACCCTCATGTACCTCGACCTCTCCCCGGTCACAGGGCCCGGAAGATCCCCATCATCATTCGCCGCTACCTGCCTGACGGGAGCTACGAAGACTGGGGCGTCGACGAGCTCATCATCACCGACTGAGCCGGAGTCAACCTCTGGACTGGGCCTCCGCCCGTGGCTCGTCTCATAG
- the POLR2F gene encoding DNA-directed RNA polymerases I, II, and III subunit RPABC2 isoform X2, protein MSDNEDNFDGDDFDDVEEDEGLDDLENAEEEGQENVEILPSGERPQANQKRITTPYMTKYERARVLGTRALQIAMCAPVMVELEGETDPLLIAMKELKARKIPIIIRRYLPDGSYEDWGVDELIITD, encoded by the exons ATGTCAGACAACGAGGACAA TTTTGATGGAGACGACTTTGATGACGTGGAGGAGGATGAAGGGCTCGATGACTTGGAGAATGCCGAGGAG GAGGGCCAGGAGAACGTTGAGATTCTCCCTTCTGGAGAGCGACCGCAGGCCAACCAGAAACGAATCACCACACCATATATGACCAAGTATGAGCGAGCCCGCGTGCTGGGCACCCGAGCCCTTCAGATTGC GATGTGCGCCCCTGTGATGGTGGAGCTGGAGGGGGAGACAGATCCCTTACTGATCGCCATGAAGGAGCTCAA GGCCCGGAAGATCCCCATCATCATTCGCCGCTACCTGCCTGACGGGAGCTACGAAGACTGGGGCGTCGACGAGCTCATCATCACCGACTGA
- the C1H22orf23 gene encoding UPF0193 protein EVG1, protein MASQERVETVTKGTGFWRCPKPTTYTPETCELLRVMMKESKLTNFQQRHITDTMKRGDTLPLQCNPTSSQRVLPSKQPSSAIYLPPILAARSHLRPARRCQANGAYSREQFKPQATRDLEKEKRRLQNIFATGKEPEERKRKPHPLRQEDPAPKLDRFEELVKEIQERKEFLADMKALGQGRQYRGIILTEISQKLQEMEDIDHKRSEELRKALATT, encoded by the exons ATGGCTTCCCAGGAGAGGGTGGAGACGGTGACCAAAGGAACAGGGTTCTGGCGCTGCCCCAAGCCTACCACTTACACCCCAGAGACCTGCGAGCTGCTCAGAG TGATGATGAAGGAATCCAAACTGACGAACTTCCAACAGCGCCACATAACAGACACCATGAAAC GAGGAGACACTCTCCCCCTGCAGTGCAACCCAACTTCCAGCCAGAGGGTCTTGCCTTCCAAGCAGCCAAGCTCAGCCATCTACCTGCCTCCCATCCTGGCAGCCCGGTCCCACCTCCGGCCTGCCAGAAGATGCCAAGCCAACGGGGCCTACAGCCGGGAGCAGTTCAAGCCTCAAGCCACCC GGGATCTGGAGAAGGAGAAGCGAAGACTCCAGAATATCTTTGCCACCGGGAAGGAGCCGGAGGAACGGAAAAGAAAGCCCCATCCCCTGCGACAGGAGGACCCAGCCCCTAAGCTGGACCGCTTTGAAGAAT TGGTGAAGGAAATTCAGGAGAGGAAAGAATTCCTGGCTGACAtgaaggccctggggcagggcagACAGTACCGCGGGATCATCCTTACTGAAATCTCCCAG AAACTACAGGAAATGGAAGACATTGACCACAAGAGGAGTGAGGAACTTAGGAAGGCTCTTGCCACCACTTAA